A single genomic interval of Solimonas sp. K1W22B-7 harbors:
- a CDS encoding BON domain-containing protein, producing the protein MRAPRPCLLLCALLLPAAAQARNLEDIGRETQVYAAYATTDALRPLGLSVSVEGERLTLTGVVRSADEKRLAEEVALHSSGAATVDNRIEIDAGHASAMRLPPEPPPASGWRQRLRDAVLTARIKLQLLRENFGDALDVNVDTVDGKARLRGVADSAQGRARMVDIAAATPGVIKVEDRIALRPPPGTVPTVDAPRASLVDAWITARLKSSLLLSREVDGYAIAVATSRGAVRLSGRVDTPAERAAAVQIARGTAGVRAVDASGLSAG; encoded by the coding sequence ATGCGAGCCCCGAGGCCCTGTCTGCTGTTATGTGCCCTGCTGCTACCCGCAGCGGCCCAAGCAAGAAACCTGGAAGACATCGGCCGCGAAACCCAGGTCTATGCCGCCTATGCCACCACCGACGCACTGCGCCCGCTGGGGCTGTCGGTCAGCGTCGAGGGCGAGCGCCTCACGCTCACCGGCGTGGTGCGCAGCGCCGACGAAAAGCGCCTGGCGGAAGAGGTGGCGCTGCACAGCAGCGGCGCCGCGACGGTGGACAACCGCATCGAGATCGATGCCGGCCATGCCAGCGCCATGCGGCTACCGCCGGAACCGCCGCCGGCCAGCGGCTGGCGCCAGCGCCTGCGCGACGCGGTACTGACCGCGCGCATCAAGCTGCAGCTGCTGCGCGAGAACTTCGGCGATGCGCTGGATGTCAACGTCGATACGGTCGATGGCAAGGCGCGCCTGCGCGGCGTCGCCGACAGCGCGCAGGGCCGTGCACGCATGGTCGACATCGCGGCGGCGACGCCGGGGGTGATCAAGGTGGAGGACCGCATCGCCCTGCGTCCGCCGCCGGGCACGGTGCCGACCGTGGATGCGCCGCGCGCTTCGCTGGTCGATGCCTGGATTACGGCGAGGCTCAAGTCCTCGCTGCTGCTTTCCCGCGAGGTGGACGGCTACGCGATCGCCGTTGCCACCAGCCGCGGCGCGGTCCGCCTCAGCGGCCGTGTCGATACGCCGGCGGAGCGTGCAGCCGCCGTCCAGATCGCGAGGGGTACTGCGGGTGTCCGTGCAGTGGACGCCAGCGGCCTGAGCGCCGGATGA